One part of the Parasphingorhabdus sp. SCSIO 66989 genome encodes these proteins:
- the bchI gene encoding magnesium chelatase ATPase subunit I yields MSAFPFSAIVGQDEMKLALLVSAVDGRIGGVMIFGDRGTGKSTAARALAATLPPIRVLEGSRYNCDPDRDVGFVDPQAGKRVRKVPVPFVDLPLGSTEDRVLGTLDLERALAHGEKEFEPGLLAKAHRGFLYIDEINLLEDHVVDLLLDVAASGENLVERDGMSIRHPAKFVLIGSGNPEEGELRPQLLDRFGLSVEVRTPESIDDRVEIMRRCDEQERNPDKFAEKWKPEDAKVLRKIAKAKKALPAIKTSAKMLKDTAEICKAVGADGLRGELTLMRAARALAALNGDKSVTREHLRTMAPLALRHRLRRDVLDETGSTVRIERALEELFD; encoded by the coding sequence ATGAGTGCATTTCCCTTTAGCGCCATTGTCGGTCAGGACGAGATGAAACTCGCCCTGCTGGTTTCTGCAGTTGACGGTCGGATTGGCGGGGTCATGATCTTTGGTGATCGCGGCACCGGCAAGTCCACCGCCGCGCGCGCCTTAGCCGCCACCCTGCCCCCCATAAGAGTGCTCGAAGGCAGCCGCTATAATTGTGATCCCGACCGTGATGTCGGCTTTGTCGACCCGCAAGCCGGCAAGCGGGTGCGCAAGGTGCCGGTACCGTTTGTAGACCTGCCGCTCGGCTCGACCGAGGACCGGGTGTTGGGCACGCTCGATCTGGAGCGCGCGCTGGCGCATGGCGAGAAGGAATTTGAGCCCGGCCTGTTGGCCAAGGCGCATCGTGGCTTTCTCTATATAGACGAGATTAACCTGCTGGAGGACCATGTCGTTGATCTGCTGCTTGATGTCGCCGCATCGGGCGAAAATCTGGTCGAGCGCGATGGTATGAGCATCCGTCATCCGGCAAAATTCGTGCTGATCGGCAGCGGCAATCCGGAAGAAGGCGAGTTGCGGCCTCAACTTCTCGACCGCTTCGGCTTGTCGGTCGAGGTGCGCACGCCAGAGTCGATTGATGATCGTGTAGAGATTATGCGCCGCTGCGACGAGCAGGAGCGCAACCCGGACAAATTCGCCGAGAAATGGAAACCCGAAGACGCCAAGGTGCTGCGCAAAATCGCCAAGGCGAAAAAGGCACTGCCAGCAATCAAAACCTCTGCCAAAATGCTGAAAGACACCGCCGAAATCTGCAAGGCAGTCGGTGCCGATGGCCTGCGCGGCGAATTGACGCTGATGCGCGCGGCGCGGGCGCTGGCAGCGCTCAACGGCGACAAATCGGTCACCCGCGAACATCTGCGCACTATGGCGCCACTGGCGCTGCGCCACAGGCTGCGACGCGATGTGCTGGATGAGACCGGATCGACGGTGCGGATTGAACGGGCGCTGGAAGAGCTGTTCGATTGA
- a CDS encoding argininosuccinate synthase, translated as MTDTPKKVVLAYSGGLDTSVILKWLQTEYGCEVITFTADLGQGEELEPARRKAEAMGIPDKHIFIEDLREEFVADYVFPMMRANALYEGLYLLGTSIARPLISKRQIEIAHKLGADAVSHGATGKGNDQVRFELGYYALDPDIKVIAPWREWDLTSRTKLIEFAEQHQIAVPKDKRGEAPFSTDANLLHTSSEGKVLEDPWEETPDYVYSRTDNPEDAPDTPEYITIDFEHGDGVAINGEPLSPADLLAKLNDLGKTHGIGRLDLVENRFVGMKSRGMYETPGGTIYHIAHRGIEQLTLDRGAAHLKDELAPRYAELIYNGFWFSPEREMLQAAIDHSQRNVTGTVRLKLYKGLAQVVGRKADVAFNLYSEDVVTFEDDAGSYDQRDAEGFIKLNALRLRLLGRRKG; from the coding sequence ATGACTGATACGCCCAAAAAAGTTGTCCTCGCCTATTCAGGCGGGCTGGATACCAGTGTGATCCTGAAATGGTTGCAGACCGAATATGGCTGTGAGGTCATCACCTTTACCGCTGATCTGGGTCAGGGTGAGGAACTGGAGCCGGCGCGGCGCAAAGCGGAAGCTATGGGCATTCCTGACAAGCACATCTTTATCGAAGATCTGCGCGAGGAATTTGTTGCCGATTATGTCTTCCCGATGATGCGCGCCAATGCGCTCTATGAGGGGCTGTATCTGCTTGGCACATCGATCGCGCGGCCGCTTATTTCCAAGCGCCAGATCGAGATTGCGCACAAGCTGGGTGCCGATGCAGTCAGCCATGGCGCGACCGGCAAAGGCAATGATCAGGTGCGTTTTGAGCTCGGCTATTATGCGCTTGATCCGGATATCAAGGTTATCGCCCCGTGGCGCGAATGGGATCTGACCAGCCGCACCAAGCTGATCGAATTTGCCGAACAGCACCAGATTGCCGTGCCCAAGGACAAGCGCGGCGAGGCGCCCTTCTCCACCGATGCCAATCTGCTGCATACATCTTCGGAAGGCAAGGTGCTGGAAGACCCTTGGGAAGAGACGCCCGACTATGTCTATTCGCGCACCGACAACCCCGAAGACGCCCCCGATACGCCGGAATATATCACCATTGATTTTGAGCATGGCGATGGCGTCGCGATCAATGGCGAGCCGCTGTCTCCTGCGGACCTGCTCGCGAAGCTCAACGACCTTGGCAAGACGCATGGTATTGGTCGGCTCGATCTGGTCGAGAACCGCTTTGTCGGCATGAAATCACGCGGCATGTATGAGACACCGGGCGGCACCATCTATCATATCGCGCATCGCGGTATCGAGCAGTTGACGCTCGATCGCGGTGCGGCGCATCTCAAGGACGAACTCGCCCCGCGCTATGCCGAGCTGATCTATAATGGCTTCTGGTTCTCACCCGAACGCGAGATGCTGCAGGCGGCGATTGACCATAGCCAGCGCAATGTCACCGGCACGGTAAGGCTGAAGCTCTATAAGGGACTGGCGCAGGTGGTCGGCCGCAAGGCGGATGTCGCGTTCAACCTCTATAGCGAAGACGTCGTCACCTTTGAGGATGACGCCGGCAGCTATGACCAGCGCGACGCCGAGGGCTTTATCAAGCTCAACGCTTTGCGCTTGCGGTTACTGGGACGTCGCAAAGGGTAA